The Blautia obeum ATCC 29174 region CTCAACTTGTATTTTCCATATTTTGAAGATGATCCCTAATAAGCAATTGTATCTTGTTTTTCTTTTTGGGGCACTTGAAGATGCTTGCAGCCCGATGATTGCATCTTGCTTTTTCTTTCTATTGCACTTGAAGATGCTTGCTGCCTGGTGATTGTATCTTGCTTTTCTTTCTATGGCACTTGAGGATGCTTGCAGCTTGGTGATTGCATCTTGCTTTTCTTTCTATGGCACTTGAAGATGCTTGCCGCCCGATGATTGCATCTTGTTTTTCTTTCTATGACACTTGAAGATGCTTGCTGCTTGATTAGTGTATCTTTATCTTGCTTTCTTTGCAAATTAAAGATACTTCCCTACAAATACTTGCATCTACAATTTGCTTTTCTTTGATCTGCAGATACCTTCTTATCCCAAATATCATCTTCATAGTAAAAATACTCATCATTGCAGATACTTTTCGTAGCAATTTAAAGTTCAGCTACAGTAATTTATAAATATTTCTCTACTAATTTTTCTAATATATTCTGATTAAGCATACTTTGTTCCGTCTCAAATGTAAGAATCAATCGTTCCCCAGGATAAATCCCATTTTTTTGATATAATTCTATTTTTCGAACAGCATTTCTTGCATATTCTTGCTTATCCATCATCCCCTCATGTTCCCAATATATCTCTTTCCCTGTTTTTGAAGACAAAAATGTAAAGTCAGGATAAACAGTGCCATACCCCTTCAAATATAATGGTTTTTCATACTTATACAAAATATTCTGCCTGTAAAAATAATCTGCCAGAATCTTCTCGAATTTTGATCGTACTCTTTCTCCATTTTCAGTTAAAATCATAGGTGCGCCCTCTTGAAATTCTTTCCCTTGATATGGTGCTGCAAACCATTTTTGAAGATTATTCTCCCAGGTATCATCAATTGGATTTATTAATTTCTTTCTGTCAGGATGCAAGGAATCATACATTTTTTTCATTTTCTCATCCGCATCTATTTCCAACATTTTATTTATTTTAGCAAGCTGCTCTTCTGCTATGTTTATGATGGAGCTATTGTATGCCTTTTGAGCTAATTGCTCTCTTAATATCATATTTCTTTTCGGTATATAGATGCCATTTCTATCATGTACACAATGATAATAGCGGCATCTGTTTTTGTGCTTTGATATTCTGAGATTGCCTTCCGGCATATGCTCATTCTCTTTTTTTGCCTTTGCAATTATCTCTTTCAATCGTTTTTGCTCCTCACGTAAAGCATCTTTGAATTTTTGCATAAATCACTTTCTCCTTTATTGGTTTTATTTATTGGTTTTATTTATTGGTTTTATTTATTGGTTTTATTTGTTCTCTCTCATTTAATTTACTGTTTTCCATTCGCAAATTTATAGCTTATTCAATTGCTATTTTTATAAAACTTAAACTATGACTCAACTTGATAGTCCTTAAATTTAAAGATACTTTTTTGCATCCTGTTATATCTTCATTTGCTTCTCAATTCCTCATGTAGATACTTTTGTTAATAATTGTGCATCCTCAACTATTTTCTCTATACTTTTGCAGATATTCTTCATATATCAGATACCGATAAATGCATCCTTAATTTATCTTGCCCTAAACCCGAAGATGCTTTGCCATATTCAATTGCATCCTCATGTTATTTTTCCATTGTTTAAAGATGCTTTATCATTCTCAATTGCATCCTCATGTTATTTTTCCATTGTTTAAAGATACTTTATCACTCGCGATTGTATCCTTTTCTTACTATTACTATGGTCCGAGGATAACATCCGCCATTAGATTTTATCTTTATTACTTTAACTTCCCTTTTGAAGATACTTTTTTTGCTATTCTATTTTATTAATATAATTTAGGATTTTTTTATTGAAATTTATTTTAACTGATTTGAATTGTTTGAATTATGAATGAATCAATGCTTTGAATATCAGAAGATATTAGATTAATTTTAGAAAAATCCCGGAAGCATATTGCTCCCGGGATAGATAATACAATATTGAACGATAAATTATCGTTTAGAGAACTGCGGTGCTCTACGAGCTGCTTTGAGACCGTATTTCTTACGTTCTTTCATACGTGGATCACGTGTAAGGAATCCAGCAGCTTTAAGAACTGGTCTGTATTCAGCATCTGCTTCAAGAAGGGCTCTTGCAACACCATGTCTGATGGCACCAGCCTGTCCTGTGTATCCGCCACCTTTAACGTTAACGAGAACGTCAAATTTTCCTTCTGTTTCTGTTGCAGCCAGTGGCTGACGAACGATAACTTTCAGAGTCTCTAATCCGAAGTATTCGTCGATATCTCTTTTATTAATTGTGATTTTGCCTGTACCAGGTGTAAGGTAAACTCTTGCGATTGATTTTTTTCTTCTTCCTGTTCCGTAGAATTTTGCGCTAGCCAATGTCTCCTACCTCCTATTAAAATGTTAAGGTTTCCGGTTTCTGAGCTTCATGTTTGTGCTCTGGTCCGGCATAAACGAAAAGTTTCTTGTACATGGTTCTTCCCAGAGGTCCTTTTGGAAGCATACCTTTAACTGCCAGCTCGATAACCTTCTCCGGTTTCTTAGCCATCATTTCTTTTAATGTGGTTTCTTTCATTCCACCAACATAATCGGAGTGATGATAGTAAATCTTCTGATCCATTTTCTTACCAGTTACTTTAACTTTATCAGCGTTAACGATGATCACATAATCACCTGTATCAACGTGTGGTGTGAACTGCGGTTTGTTCTTTCCTCTTAATACGCTAGCAACACCAGATGCCAGACGGCCCAGTGTACAGCCTTCAGCGTCAACTACATACCATTTTCTTTCGATTTTATCTGGATTAGCCATATAAGTCTGCATGGTTTTACCTCCTGTTATTTATCAACGATAGTTTGTGTAATTACGGTCATCCGTAATATCATATATAAAATTCCTGGTGAACAGTGCAAATCTATACTGCGGAAATGTCCGAAACCGCTGATAAAAACACCTTTGCCGGGGCTTTGGCTCAGGAGTCATCGCACTATGTCACATTGGGTTATTCTACTATAAGGGCATTCATATGTCAACAGTTTTTTCCATAATTTTTACGATTTTTTACGCTGTATTTCATGTTCGATCATCCATGGTCACTTTCCACTGTTTACCACATAAATTCCAACACTTACAAGCAGAAGTGAAAGCAATCCCAATATTCCGGATGCCTGATCTGTTTCGCCCAGCAGAAGTGCCGAAAGAAGCACGCCAAATACCGGATTCATAAATCCAAATACTGTAACTCTTGAAACCGGATTATATTTCAGAAGAATGCCCCAGAGGGAATATGCCACTGCTGAAACCAGCGCCAGATAAACCAGCAGTCCGATTCCACTTGGTGTCACTTTTGTAATATGTCCGCCCATAACGCCTCCTGCTGCCATAAGCACGATTCCTCCGATAATAAACTGATAAGCACTGAGCATGACCGGATTAAATTTCTGAGAAAATTTCTTTACAAACACCGAAGAAAATGCATAAGCGATCGTAGAAAAGAAAATGGCTCCCTCTCCTGCAAGACTGAACTGAAAGTTCATTCCATTCAGATTAATCAATACTACTCCTGCAAATCCCAGAATACAGCCGGTGATTTTTCTTGATGTAATCTTTTCCTGATGAAACAAAAATCCGGCTACCAGAATCGCAATAAATACATTCACCGCTTCTATAATAGAAGCTTTTACTCCACTGGTATGTGCAAGTCCCATATAAAAAAAGAAATACTGAATGATCGTCTGAAGCAGACTTAACCAGATAATTTCTTTTGCTGCTTTTCTCTCCGGACGTAAAAAACGTCCCTCCATTACACTTCCAATCCCAGCTGCCAGAATTCCTGCCAGCGTGAATCTGCAGCCGGCAAAAAGGATCTGCGATGCCGTATCCGCTGCATCGACTTCAAACAGCCGATATCCAATTTTGATACAGGGAAATGCACTTCCCCACAACAGACAGCATAAAAGTGCGCCAAACCAGACAACAACTGTTTTCTGCATCCATTCCTGTTTTATTTTTAATCCACTCATATATATCCTGCCTCCGATGTTCATTATATCTGACCGTTCACAACAACTGAGTAAACAGTAATTGTATCCTAATTTTCTCACCAGTGCCAGTAACTGTCAACCTTGCAGACATTCCGTTATCCTATTATAATAATAAACAGTTACTGCTCACTGGCACTATCCCGTGAAGTGTTTTGTCATAAATATGGCAAAATCCCGAAATATGCACTTCAAAACCAACACACAAACGGAGGAATCCCATGTCAAATATCACCAAACATGCTCTGGCAGAATCCCTGAAAAAACTTCTTCTCAAAAAGCCGCTGAACAAAATCACGATCAACGATCTGACCACCGACTGTGGCATCAGCCGTATGGCTTTTTATTATCATTTCAAAGATATCTACGATCTGGTCGAATGGGCATGTCTCGAAGAATCACGTAAAGCTCTCCAGGGAAAAAAGACCTATGATACCTGGCAGAAAGGACTTCTTCAGATTTTTGAAGCAGTCTATGAAAACAAACCTTTCATTATAAATGCTTACAACGCAATCAGTCGGGAACAGATTGAGAATTTTCTCTTCCAGCTGACCCACGACCTGATCATGAGTGTCGTCGAAGAGCAGGCAAGATCCACTTCCCTTACGCAGGAACAGAAAAGTTTTATCGCAGATTTTTATAAATACAGTTTTGTCGGCATCATGCTCGACTGGATCCGACAGGGAATGAAATCAGACTATACCGACATCTGGAAAAACATGTGCATCACAATCCATGGAAACATCACAAATTCTATTCAAAACTTTACAAAACATGCCAAATGATAAGTTTTTACTCATTCCATATTTTTTGTAAATTGAATTCAAACACAAATGGCAATACTATAAGAGACAGAAAAGGAAAGCTACACATCATCACAAACAAATGAAAGGTGGTTTTTTACATGTCTAAAAAAGGATTAAAACTTGGTGTTGCACTTGCAGCCGGAGCCGGCGCAGCAGCTATTCTTACCAAAACGTCTCAGGAAAATAAAGAGATCAAAGCTACAAAGGCCAAAAAAGCCGAAGCTGCCAGATCTGATTACCGCAACACAGAACGCGGCAAATATGAAAAGAACAGCAAAGGTATTTATTATACAAACGGTAACTACGAAGCATTCGCCCGTCCGGAAAAGCCAGAAGGCGTCGATGACAAAAACGCTTATATCGTAGGCAGCGGGCTTGCTTCACTCGCTGCTGCCTGCTTCCTCGTTCGTGACGGTCAGATGCCTGGTTCCCATATCCACATTCTGGAAGCTATGGACATCACCGGTGGTGCCTGCGATGGTATCTTTGATCCAACACGTGGCTATGTCATGAGAGGCGGCCGTGAAATGGAAAACCATTTCGAGTGTCTCTGGGATCTGTTCCGCAGCATTCCTTCTATTGAAACACCTGGTGTTTCCGTACTGGATGAATACTACTGGCTGAACAAACATGACCCAAACTATTCTCTTTGCCGTGCAACTGTAAATCGCGGAGAAGACGCTCATACAGACGGCAAATTCAACCTCAGCCAGAAGGGCTGTATGGAAATCATGAAGCTCTTTATGACTAAAGATGAAGACCTCTACGATAAGACCATCGAAGATGTTTTCGATGATGAAGTATTCAATTCCACCTTCTGGCTGTACTGGAGAACCATGTTTGCATTCGAAAACTGGCACAGTGCCCTGGAGATGAAGCTGTACTTCCAGCGTTTCATTCATCACATCGCAGGCCTTCCGGATTTCAGTGCACTTAAATTCACAAAATACAACCAGTATGATTCCCTGATCCTGCCTATGCAGAAATATCTGGAAGATGCTGGCGTTGACTTCCAGTTTAATACTGAAGTTACTAACGTTATCTTTGATTTCAAGGATGGCAAGAAGATTGCTTCTGCAATCGAATGCAAAGTCAACGGCGTAGAAAAAGGCATCGTCCTTACTGAAAATGACCTCGTATTTGTTACCAACGGAAGCTGTACAGAAGGCACGATCTACGGTGATCAGAACCATGCACCAAACGGTGATGCGGAAGTTCGTACAAGCGGCTGCTGGTCACTCTGGAAAAATATCGCAGCACAGGATCCGTCCTTCGGACATCCGGAAAAATTCTGCTCCGATATCAACAAGACCAACTGGGAATCCGCGACCGTCACAACTCTGGATGACAAGATCATTCCTTATATTACTGACATCTGCAAACGTGATCCGCGTACTGGCAAAGTTGTTACAGGTGGTATCGTAAGCTGTCAGGATTCCAAGTGGCTCTTAAGCTGGACCATCAACCGTCAGGGACAGTTCAAGGATCAGGACAAAGATAAGGTCTGCGTATGGGTTTATGGTCTGTTCACAGATGTACCTGGCGACTATATCAAGAAACCTATGAAAGACTGTACCGGTAAAGAGATCACCGCAGAGTGGCTGTATCATCTCGGTGTTCCGGAAGATCAGATTGATGAACTTGCTGAACACAGTGCAGTGTGCGTACCGACCATGATGCCTTATATCACCGCATTCTTCATGCCAAGAACCAAGGGTGACCGCCCGGATGTTATCCCGGATGGCTGTGTAAACTTCGCCTTCCTCGGTCAGTTCGCAGATACCCCGCGTGATACCGTATTCACCACAGAATACTCTGTCAGAACTGCGATGGAAGCTGTTTATGGACTCCTCGGTGTTGACCGTGGCGTACCGGAAGTATGGGGAAGCGTTTACGATATCCGTGAACTCTTAAGCAGCAGTGTGAAGCTGATGGATGGTAAATCTCCACTGGAAATTGATATTCCGGGAGCCGGCATCATTAAGAAACCTCTGCTCCACTTCATTAAGGGAACGGTGATCGAGAAAGTATTGAGAGACTATGATGTGCTGAAAGATGGAATGTAATTCTATAATGAAACGAAAAATAGAAAATATGCAATGTTTCTATAATATGTGATACTGCATCAGACAATCAGATATGATATCTTAAGAATGCACACATATTCAGGAAAACACCGGAACAGATTTCATAACCTGCTCCGGTGTTTTTCTATAAAGTCACATATTCTGTCAGTAAATTTCCTCAAACATATTTTTTACAGAATCTTCTTCTGTAATCTCACAGATCACCCTCGCCGGCACACCTGCTGCAAAAGAATTCGCCGGAATATCTCCGGCTGTTCTATTCTTATGTTGATTCCCTGATCACCAGTTCTGTATCAAGTAAAAGCGATTTCATTTCCCCATGAGGATCTTCCATCAGTTCCAATAACATCTCACAGGCTGTATAACCCATCTGAAATTTCGGCTGATTCACAGTTGTGATCGAAGGTGAGGTCATAGAGGATAACTCAATATTATCAAATCCAACCACCAGAATATCCCGCGGTACATGCAGGTGAAAACGCTTCGCCGCACGGATCACTGCCGCTGCAAAAACATCGGATATGGTAAAAAATGCATTCGGTCTGCTGTCAGAGTTCAATAATCTGCACACCGCTGCATAAGCCATCTCATAGCTTACTTCCGGCAGCTGCACGATCCACTGCTTCGGGATCATGACCTCCGCGTTACGAAGTGCATTCATAAATCCTTCCTGACGTCTTCTTGCATATTTGAAGTTTCCCGGTCCGTTGATCAGCGCGATCTTACTTCCTCCATTTGACAGAAGATATTCCGTTGCAAGTTCTGCAGCTCTGGCGTCATCAATACTGACATATGGGTAATCCGCATGGTCATTATATTCACAGCACTGTACCAGCGGAGCGATCACTCGTATCTGATTCAGGCCCTCTTCCGAAACACGATTCAGAAGAATCACGCCTGCTGCATCCACTCTCCGCAGAAGATTGCAGAAATCCAGCAGATTCCCTTTATTCAGATGTGATTCATGGATCAGCAGATGGCATCCATGTGCCTTTGCAGATACTCTCGCACCCCGGATGATCTCCTGATAAAATACATTCTCGATTCCCGGAATGTTCAGAACGATCAACGGCTGTGTCTCCTTCGAAACTGTGACTGTATTTTCTATCTGACAGCCCAGAGAACGCATTGCTTCCTCTACCCGTCGTATTGTTGGCTCTTTCACCAGTTCTCTGTGATTCAGAACTCTTGATACCGTTGCCGGTGATACCTGTGCTTTCTCAGCAATTAACGAAACAGTTATCTTCTTCATACTTTCTCTCTTTTTCAGGTTTTAGGTTAAAATCATTTCTATTATAAAGCATTTTGAGCCTGTTTAACAGAGATATTTATGTTCCTGTATTTCTACTCTGTCTTCTTGAATTTCTGTTTGATCTGCGGACCTACAATCTGCACCATGATGACGATCAACAGAATAATTCCTTTAATCGCGTTGTTAATAAGAGAGTCCATTTTAAGGGACACAATAATTTTATCAATAATCGTATAGGACATTGCACCAAACAGAATTCCCAGACATTTTCCTTTTCCACCCGACATACTGATTCCACCAAGGACTGCTGCTGCGATAGCATACATCTCATAACTGTTTCCTGTCGTTGCCGGGTCAGCAGAAGCATTCATTGCAATCCAGAGAAAAGCACCGATTCCAACAAGTGCACCCGCGATCACAAATACAGAAATTTTCACAACCGCGGTATTGATTCCCGCCATCTGTGCACCTTTCATGTTACTTCCTACTGCATATACTTTTTTGCCATATTTTGTACTTGTTGTGATATATACAAAAACAAGTGTCATGATAATAAGGATCAGACCAACGATCGGAATCGTAGATACTTTTCCATTACCAAAATTATAAAGTGTCTGATAAGAGGACTGGCTGTTTGCCATCTTGTACACAGAACTTCCTCCCCCGATCAGTGCTTTATCCACATGCTGGCAGAAATACTGTGCAAAAGAACGATAAATCAGCATCGTTGCCAGTGTAACGATAAATGCTGGCATCTGGATCCATCCTACCATCACGCCATTGATCAGTCCGCAGAATGCGCCAAACAGAACTGCAAATAAAAATGTGAGGATAATGCTGTTTGTCATGTTAAAGATAATGACAGAAAATCCACCATCTAAAGCCAGCATGGAACCAACAGAAAGATCGATCTCACCGGTGATGCAGATCAGTCCCATGCCCAATCCGATGATGCCAATTACTGCAGAATGACGAAATACATTCATCATACCGCTCCAGGTCAGTCCGTTTGTTGTCAGTGCATATACGATAAAAATTGCCACAAAAACAATGATATAACTATTTTCTCCCAAAAATCCTGCGATACGTCCAGGAACTGCTGTATTCTTTTTACTCATCTTATTTTCCCTCCTCTGCCTGCGCCGCATTTGTTGAATACATCATGACTGTCATCTCATCAATTTCCTGATGTTCCAGAACTTTAATGATCTCACCGTTATAAAATACTGCACAGTAATCGGCAACTTTCTGGATCTCCGGTATTTCTAAAGTATTGATCAGAATTGTTTTTCCCTGTTTTGCAAGTTCCAGGATCAGTTTGTAAATTTCTGCTTTTGCTCCTACATCGATTCCCTGTGTCGGGTTGTCCAGAAGAAGAATTTCTGCATCTGTATTCAGCCAACGTGCAAGAAAAACTTTTTGCTGATTTCCACCACTTAATGATGTAATTAAATCTTCGCAGGAATTTGCCTTTATATTCAGCATCTCTTTATATTTTTTATATCTCTCTATTTCTTTCTTTTTTGAAATAGCTGGTTTCCATGCAGAAAGAGTATGTTCTGACAGATACATATTTTCCAGAATATTCATATCTGGAATCACAGAATTTTCTTTTCTGTTCGAAGCAAGCATCGCAATCTGATCTTTCATAGCTGTATGAATAGAGTGATCCCGCATAACTTTGCCCATTGCCCGCATCTCGCCGCTGTATGCTCTTGTTACACCAAACATACACTGCATCAGTTCACTGCTTCCGGCACCCTGAAGGCCGGTCAGTCCAACAATACTGCCTTTTTTTACTGCCAGATTGATATTGCGAAAACCTTCTCCACTGAAATCCTTCAGTTCCAGG contains the following coding sequences:
- a CDS encoding LacI family DNA-binding transcriptional regulator, producing the protein MKKITVSLIAEKAQVSPATVSRVLNHRELVKEPTIRRVEEAMRSLGCQIENTVTVSKETQPLIVLNIPGIENVFYQEIIRGARVSAKAHGCHLLIHESHLNKGNLLDFCNLLRRVDAAGVILLNRVSEEGLNQIRVIAPLVQCCEYNDHADYPYVSIDDARAAELATEYLLSNGGSKIALINGPGNFKYARRRQEGFMNALRNAEVMIPKQWIVQLPEVSYEMAYAAVCRLLNSDSRPNAFFTISDVFAAAVIRAAKRFHLHVPRDILVVGFDNIELSSMTSPSITTVNQPKFQMGYTACEMLLELMEDPHGEMKSLLLDTELVIREST
- a CDS encoding ABC transporter permease produces the protein MSKKNTAVPGRIAGFLGENSYIIVFVAIFIVYALTTNGLTWSGMMNVFRHSAVIGIIGLGMGLICITGEIDLSVGSMLALDGGFSVIIFNMTNSIILTFLFAVLFGAFCGLINGVMVGWIQMPAFIVTLATMLIYRSFAQYFCQHVDKALIGGGSSVYKMANSQSSYQTLYNFGNGKVSTIPIVGLILIIMTLVFVYITTSTKYGKKVYAVGSNMKGAQMAGINTAVVKISVFVIAGALVGIGAFLWIAMNASADPATTGNSYEMYAIAAAVLGGISMSGGKGKCLGILFGAMSYTIIDKIIVSLKMDSLINNAIKGIILLIVIMVQIVGPQIKQKFKKTE
- a CDS encoding oleate hydratase — encoded protein: MSKKGLKLGVALAAGAGAAAILTKTSQENKEIKATKAKKAEAARSDYRNTERGKYEKNSKGIYYTNGNYEAFARPEKPEGVDDKNAYIVGSGLASLAAACFLVRDGQMPGSHIHILEAMDITGGACDGIFDPTRGYVMRGGREMENHFECLWDLFRSIPSIETPGVSVLDEYYWLNKHDPNYSLCRATVNRGEDAHTDGKFNLSQKGCMEIMKLFMTKDEDLYDKTIEDVFDDEVFNSTFWLYWRTMFAFENWHSALEMKLYFQRFIHHIAGLPDFSALKFTKYNQYDSLILPMQKYLEDAGVDFQFNTEVTNVIFDFKDGKKIASAIECKVNGVEKGIVLTENDLVFVTNGSCTEGTIYGDQNHAPNGDAEVRTSGCWSLWKNIAAQDPSFGHPEKFCSDINKTNWESATVTTLDDKIIPYITDICKRDPRTGKVVTGGIVSCQDSKWLLSWTINRQGQFKDQDKDKVCVWVYGLFTDVPGDYIKKPMKDCTGKEITAEWLYHLGVPEDQIDELAEHSAVCVPTMMPYITAFFMPRTKGDRPDVIPDGCVNFAFLGQFADTPRDTVFTTEYSVRTAMEAVYGLLGVDRGVPEVWGSVYDIRELLSSSVKLMDGKSPLEIDIPGAGIIKKPLLHFIKGTVIEKVLRDYDVLKDGM
- a CDS encoding TetR/AcrR family transcriptional regulator gives rise to the protein MSNITKHALAESLKKLLLKKPLNKITINDLTTDCGISRMAFYYHFKDIYDLVEWACLEESRKALQGKKTYDTWQKGLLQIFEAVYENKPFIINAYNAISREQIENFLFQLTHDLIMSVVEEQARSTSLTQEQKSFIADFYKYSFVGIMLDWIRQGMKSDYTDIWKNMCITIHGNITNSIQNFTKHAK
- the rplM gene encoding 50S ribosomal protein L13, which translates into the protein MQTYMANPDKIERKWYVVDAEGCTLGRLASGVASVLRGKNKPQFTPHVDTGDYVIIVNADKVKVTGKKMDQKIYYHHSDYVGGMKETTLKEMMAKKPEKVIELAVKGMLPKGPLGRTMYKKLFVYAGPEHKHEAQKPETLTF
- the rpsI gene encoding 30S ribosomal protein S9, which encodes MASAKFYGTGRRKKSIARVYLTPGTGKITINKRDIDEYFGLETLKVIVRQPLAATETEGKFDVLVNVKGGGYTGQAGAIRHGVARALLEADAEYRPVLKAAGFLTRDPRMKERKKYGLKAARRAPQFSKR
- a CDS encoding DMT family transporter — encoded protein: MSGLKIKQEWMQKTVVVWFGALLCCLLWGSAFPCIKIGYRLFEVDAADTASQILFAGCRFTLAGILAAGIGSVMEGRFLRPERKAAKEIIWLSLLQTIIQYFFFYMGLAHTSGVKASIIEAVNVFIAILVAGFLFHQEKITSRKITGCILGFAGVVLINLNGMNFQFSLAGEGAIFFSTIAYAFSSVFVKKFSQKFNPVMLSAYQFIIGGIVLMAAGGVMGGHITKVTPSGIGLLVYLALVSAVAYSLWGILLKYNPVSRVTVFGFMNPVFGVLLSALLLGETDQASGILGLLSLLLVSVGIYVVNSGK